A window of Candidatus Poribacteria bacterium genomic DNA:
TTCCAACAAGAGCGGGACTTTATAATATTGGTGGTGAAGGTCAACTCCATTGCGGTGCCATCGCGGCTACTGCTTTAGTCCTTTATGCCCCATGGTTGCCGCATGTTATGATGATTCCTTTCATTATAATAGCCGCAATGGTTGGAGGAGCGTTGTGGGGGATGATTCCCGGACTCCTGCGGGCCCGTTTTCAAGTCAATGAAATTCTGGTTAGCCTGATGCTAAACTACGTAGCAATCTTTTTTGTTGAACACTTGGTTCACGGGCCGTGGAAAGATCCCAATGCCTTTGGCTGGCCCTATTCTGCACCTTTCCCCGAGTGGGCAGTACTCCCAACCTTTGGTAAATCAAACATCCATCTCGGTATTTTGCTAGGCTTCGTTGCAGTGGGTATCGTTTATTTTATTTGGCAATATACCACTTGGGGGAGATCCATCCGTTTGATTGAAGCAAATCCAAGAACAGCAAGATACGCGCACATTAATGCAGCGAAATATATCGTAGTACTCATGGCAGTTGGCGGAGCGATGGCAGCACTCGCGGGACTCGGTGAAGTGTCTGTCGTTCAAAATCGCCTACGTCCTGGAATTTCCCCTGGCTATGGTTATACAGGGTTTCTGGTGGCGTGGTTGGCAAGAAATAACCCTATAGTTATCATACCGGTGGCTTTCTTTGTAGGAGGGCTCTATTCAGGAGCTGATGCGTTGCAACTCACTGCTGGTCTTCCGTCATCAACAGTGGACATCTTTGTAGGTTTAGCTTTCCTGACCTTTCTTGTCGGTGAGTCTTTCTGGCGAACCAAAAGAACGTTTGCAGAGGAGGCGAGATGAACGATCAGATCGCATGGGGCGGCTTATTGTTGGCAGTACTCGCTGGTGCTATTCGTAGCGGCACACCAATCGCTTTTGCTGCGATTGGGGAAACGCTTTCAGAGCGATCCGGGGTAATGAACCTTGGGGTTGAAGGAATGATGCTGATGGGGGCAATGGTCGGTGTAGTGGTACAAGTGAAAACCGGGATTCCGGCACTCGCCTTACTTGCCGCCGGACTCGCAGCATCTACACTCGCAGCAGTTCACGCTTTCATAACGATCTATCTCAATGGAAATCAGCTTGTCAGCGGTATCGGACTGTCCATCGTGGGAACGGGGCTCTCCGGCTTCCTCGGTCGTCCCTATGTGGGTGTCCGTTTTTCCGGAATAGACAACTGGGGTATCCCATTCCTTAAAGATCTACCTGTTTTAGGCAAGGTGCTCTTTCAGCATGATATCCTTGTGTATCTGACAGTATTTGTTGCTGCTGCGGTGTGGTTCCTACTTTACAAGACTCGTTTTGGTCTACAGGTTCGGGCAGTCGGTGAAGAACCCAACGCAGCCTATGCTCAGGGTGTCCCCGTTCAACGAAGCCGAACCCTTGCAGTTATCCTAGGTGGTTTTCTCGCGGGGATAGGCGGTGCACACCTTTCCTTAGCCTATACACAACTATGGGCTGAAAGGATGACTGCTGGCCAAGGTCTGATTGCCATAGGTTTAGTGATTGTTGCCGGATGGCATCCTTTACGTGTGCTATTGACGACGTATCTCTTTGGTATGTTAATTGTGCTGCACCTCAATCTACAGGCTTCAGGGATTACAATCTCGCCTTATATTTTGGCAGCTTTGCCTTATATTTTTG
This region includes:
- a CDS encoding ABC transporter permease; protein product: MNDQIAWGGLLLAVLAGAIRSGTPIAFAAIGETLSERSGVMNLGVEGMMLMGAMVGVVVQVKTGIPALALLAAGLAASTLAAVHAFITIYLNGNQLVSGIGLSIVGTGLSGFLGRPYVGVRFSGIDNWGIPFLKDLPVLGKVLFQHDILVYLTVFVAAAVWFLLYKTRFGLQVRAVGEEPNAAYAQGVPVQRSRTLAVILGGFLAGIGGAHLSLAYTQLWAERMTAGQGLIAIGLVIVAGWHPLRVLLTTYLFGMLIVLHLNLQASGITISPYILAALPYIFAVLALTFVTFIDKRRGMPAALAKEFNMLQ
- a CDS encoding ABC transporter permease, which produces MAILLRAVGKNPVSIFWAVIVSGFGNPLGLTEAITRMTPIFLCALAVAIPTRAGLYNIGGEGQLHCGAIAATALVLYAPWLPHVMMIPFIIIAAMVGGALWGMIPGLLRARFQVNEILVSLMLNYVAIFFVEHLVHGPWKDPNAFGWPYSAPFPEWAVLPTFGKSNIHLGILLGFVAVGIVYFIWQYTTWGRSIRLIEANPRTARYAHINAAKYIVVLMAVGGAMAALAGLGEVSVVQNRLRPGISPGYGYTGFLVAWLARNNPIVIIPVAFFVGGLYSGADALQLTAGLPSSTVDIFVGLAFLTFLVGESFWRTKRTFAEEAR